A stretch of Arthrobacter sunyaminii DNA encodes these proteins:
- a CDS encoding ATP-binding protein: MSIETTLPMGDLINPGQNRLSSVQIVNWGTFDGAHTIKVDRAGTLLTGDSGVGKSTVFDAMLLVMDARPKMNEAAQNNNGTNAEEKRTAFSYMRGRLGTQGADDGAGTAYQRPGATWSAVCLTFDNGLGQITSLSVVMDLPATGTEHNLGRFYLVHNRPLDLAALQTGIRGRFTKGSLEALLPGAAVFDSHKTFAERYRQALGVEDEKAFNLLRILQTGKGLGGTVNDFFRTNVLDTPRTLTAAEEAVEDFSHLRSIRRQLERARQQRDHLASVPELHTRYRQAADALAHNRALTKEGLPAYRQRLALDGARRTAEKLEAEAAAARAELSAAEARRATLKDQRDALSTRYAEEGGGAIATLERELAAAAAQLRSRETVENAFRDELTAAGIDVDFSPAGLVTARSRAADLMKSLTKDLDAAKERSSNAHGEAWSLKGQIAKLENEIGSFRRRKSSIRQESLDQRTRICAATGIDEADMPFAAELIDLPAEHAQWRPAAERTLRSLATALLVPGEHMAAVTRFLSENDMQGYVRCIDVSVPLDGPAEPGPDDLITKLVTHDSAMGDWVRRKITAHYDFVCVEDPAGLAGVAKGVSLGGAVKRNRSTTEKDDRHTKASDNVLGFDNKDTVAALGNELLALRAVFEEADTVSQQHAREQDEIVRRLAAVRRVLDDGRTWEELSAEAARAAVAQATDRLESARDANEDLEQIRFELDTAELDLTAATERVGGLKQNTARLNADLAAAVERRTALSAKAPDNLSEGLRTALANLFAPFGDLTDAAALKEAAGEVERSLITEQSRLEKTLLETRAKLERTFETYSDKWGSDFGTSVEAAGAYEDRFEGIITEGLPQREAEFREYFNNRTYERFSDLLQLLDEERRSISSRLLPLNSVLRRVEYHAGSHLEIEVATTVPDAAYKFRTELKNALPMMGRRQDKAEMDARYAALETLVDRLKDPEEKRWRAEVLDVRSHVTITCNHRLANGHTYTNLQASLMSGGEGQRFTAFIMASALAYQLGIVSQGFSTYGTVMMDEAFVKSSLSFAEASINALHEFGFQLLLAAPEDKVDLSRFLGSVTEILRDDVTNRSGVLERGLGNSRSVDIQLR, from the coding sequence ATGAGCATCGAAACCACCCTCCCCATGGGCGACCTGATCAACCCCGGCCAGAATCGGCTCTCCTCCGTGCAGATCGTGAACTGGGGAACCTTCGACGGCGCGCACACCATCAAGGTGGACCGTGCCGGCACCCTGCTCACCGGCGACTCCGGCGTGGGCAAATCCACCGTCTTTGACGCGATGCTGCTGGTGATGGACGCCCGCCCGAAGATGAACGAGGCCGCACAGAACAACAACGGCACCAACGCCGAGGAAAAGCGCACCGCCTTCTCCTACATGCGCGGCAGGCTGGGCACGCAGGGAGCGGACGACGGCGCGGGCACCGCCTACCAGCGCCCCGGCGCCACCTGGTCCGCGGTCTGCCTGACCTTCGACAACGGGCTGGGCCAGATCACGTCCCTCTCCGTGGTGATGGATCTGCCGGCCACCGGCACCGAACACAACCTGGGCCGGTTCTACCTGGTGCACAACCGGCCCCTGGACCTCGCCGCCCTGCAGACCGGCATCCGCGGCCGCTTCACCAAGGGCAGTCTGGAGGCGCTGCTGCCCGGCGCCGCCGTGTTCGATTCGCACAAGACGTTCGCCGAACGCTACCGGCAGGCCCTGGGCGTGGAGGATGAGAAGGCCTTCAACCTGCTGCGCATCCTGCAGACCGGCAAGGGCCTGGGCGGCACCGTCAATGACTTCTTCCGCACCAATGTGCTGGACACCCCGCGCACCCTCACCGCCGCCGAGGAAGCGGTGGAGGACTTCAGCCACCTGCGCAGCATCCGCCGCCAGCTCGAACGCGCCCGGCAGCAGCGCGACCACCTGGCCTCCGTCCCCGAACTCCACACCCGCTACCGGCAGGCCGCGGACGCCCTGGCGCACAACCGGGCCCTGACCAAGGAAGGACTGCCCGCCTACCGGCAGCGCCTGGCCCTGGACGGCGCCCGACGCACCGCCGAGAAGCTGGAAGCTGAAGCCGCAGCTGCCCGCGCGGAACTGTCCGCCGCGGAAGCCCGCCGGGCCACCCTGAAGGACCAGCGCGATGCCCTGAGCACCCGTTACGCAGAAGAGGGCGGCGGCGCCATCGCCACCCTGGAACGCGAACTCGCCGCCGCGGCCGCGCAGCTGCGCTCCCGCGAAACCGTGGAGAACGCGTTCCGCGACGAGCTCACCGCGGCGGGGATCGACGTCGATTTCTCCCCCGCCGGGCTGGTCACGGCCCGCAGCCGCGCCGCGGACCTGATGAAGTCCCTGACCAAGGACCTGGACGCCGCCAAGGAGCGCAGCAGCAACGCGCACGGCGAGGCGTGGTCGCTGAAGGGGCAGATCGCCAAGCTGGAGAACGAGATCGGTTCCTTCCGCCGCCGCAAATCCAGCATCCGGCAGGAATCCTTGGACCAGCGGACCCGGATCTGCGCGGCCACCGGCATCGACGAGGCAGACATGCCCTTCGCCGCCGAACTGATCGACCTGCCCGCCGAACACGCCCAGTGGCGTCCGGCCGCCGAGCGCACCCTGCGCTCCCTGGCCACCGCCCTGCTGGTGCCCGGCGAACACATGGCCGCGGTCACCCGCTTCCTGAGTGAGAACGACATGCAGGGCTACGTCCGCTGCATCGACGTCTCTGTGCCCCTGGACGGCCCCGCCGAGCCCGGACCCGATGACCTGATCACCAAGCTGGTCACCCACGATTCCGCCATGGGCGACTGGGTGCGCCGGAAAATCACCGCACACTACGACTTTGTCTGCGTGGAGGACCCGGCCGGGCTGGCCGGCGTCGCCAAGGGCGTGAGCCTGGGCGGTGCGGTCAAGCGCAACCGCAGCACCACCGAAAAAGATGACCGGCACACCAAGGCCTCGGACAACGTCCTGGGCTTTGACAACAAGGACACCGTCGCGGCGCTCGGCAACGAGCTGCTGGCCCTGCGTGCGGTCTTCGAGGAGGCGGACACTGTCTCCCAGCAGCACGCCCGGGAACAGGATGAGATTGTCCGACGGCTGGCCGCGGTGCGCCGTGTGCTCGACGACGGCCGCACCTGGGAGGAGCTGTCCGCGGAGGCCGCACGCGCCGCCGTCGCGCAGGCCACCGACCGGCTGGAGTCGGCGCGGGATGCCAACGAGGACCTGGAGCAGATCCGCTTTGAGCTGGACACCGCCGAGCTGGACCTGACCGCCGCCACGGAGCGGGTGGGCGGACTGAAGCAGAACACTGCGCGGCTGAACGCGGACCTGGCCGCCGCCGTCGAACGCCGCACCGCACTCTCCGCCAAGGCGCCCGACAATCTCTCCGAGGGGCTGCGCACCGCGCTGGCGAACCTGTTTGCTCCGTTCGGGGACCTGACCGACGCCGCCGCGCTGAAGGAGGCCGCCGGGGAGGTGGAACGGTCCCTGATCACCGAGCAGAGCCGGCTGGAGAAGACCCTGCTGGAGACCCGCGCGAAGCTGGAGCGGACCTTCGAAACGTACTCCGACAAGTGGGGTTCGGACTTCGGCACCTCCGTGGAGGCTGCCGGCGCCTACGAGGACCGGTTCGAAGGCATCATCACCGAGGGCCTGCCGCAGCGCGAGGCAGAGTTCCGCGAGTACTTCAACAACCGCACCTACGAGCGCTTCAGCGACCTGCTGCAGCTGCTCGATGAGGAACGCCGGAGCATCTCCTCCCGGCTGCTGCCCTTGAACTCCGTGCTGCGACGGGTGGAATACCACGCGGGCAGCCACCTGGAGATCGAGGTGGCCACCACCGTTCCCGACGCCGCGTACAAGTTCCGCACCGAGCTGAAGAACGCGCTGCCCATGATGGGGCGGCGGCAGGACAAGGCGGAGATGGACGCCCGCTACGCGGCCCTGGAGACGCTGGTGGACCGGTTGAAGGATCCGGAGGAGAAGCGCTGGCGGGCCGAGGTGCTGGATGTCCGCTCGCACGTGACCATCACCTGCAACCACCGCCTTGCCAACGGCCACACGTACACCAATCTGCAGGCGTCGCTGATGTCCGGCGGCGAGGGCCAGCGGTTCACGGCGTTCATCATGGCCTCAGCACTGGCCTACCAGCTGGGCATCGTGTCCCAGGGGTTCAGCACCTACGGCACGGTGATGATGGATGAGGCGTTCGTGAAGTCCTCGCTGTCCTTCGCGGAGGCGTCCATCAATGCGCTGCACGAGTTCGGCTTCCAGCTGCTGCTCGCCGCCCCGGAGGACAAGGTGGACCTGTCCAGGTTCCTGGGTTCGGTCACCGAAATCCTGCGCGACGACGTCACCAACCGTTCCGGCGTGCTGGAGCGCGGGCTGGGCAATTCCCGGTCGGTGGACATCCAGCTGCGCTAG
- a CDS encoding oxygenase MpaB family protein: MGTLLSSWRRQLVGTFSNNAETIPEWELELANGTDRGYYGPDSAVWAVHGSMTTIVAGIRALLLQALHPGAMAGVRDYSNYKEDPLGRLAGTIRWIFTVTYGDTTAARGASNWVLRLHERVRGTYEDAAGVERPYSANDPELARWVHLAFTDAFLTSHMEFGGSIPGGPDAYVAEWATAGELMRIDSPPRDLAGLRKQMAAFDPELRSSATVQEVVRFLRHPPLPKNQLIGYRVLFAGAVASLEPRHRELLGLREPCLGPIKLPVHGPVRLVLRVIQFGLGNMGPSERSARERLARLSQQQD, encoded by the coding sequence ATGGGCACGCTTCTTTCTTCCTGGCGCCGGCAGCTGGTCGGCACCTTCAGCAACAATGCCGAGACCATCCCGGAATGGGAACTGGAACTCGCCAACGGCACTGACCGCGGCTATTACGGACCGGACTCCGCAGTGTGGGCGGTCCACGGGTCCATGACGACGATCGTCGCCGGCATCCGTGCCCTGCTCCTGCAGGCGCTGCACCCCGGCGCGATGGCCGGCGTGCGCGATTATTCCAACTACAAGGAAGATCCGCTCGGCCGGCTCGCGGGCACCATCCGCTGGATCTTCACCGTCACCTACGGGGATACGACGGCGGCACGCGGCGCATCAAACTGGGTGCTGCGGCTGCATGAACGGGTTCGGGGCACCTACGAGGATGCCGCCGGCGTCGAACGGCCCTATTCGGCGAACGATCCCGAGCTGGCCCGCTGGGTCCACCTCGCCTTTACCGATGCGTTCCTGACCTCTCACATGGAGTTTGGCGGGTCCATACCCGGTGGCCCGGATGCCTACGTGGCCGAGTGGGCCACCGCCGGTGAACTGATGCGCATCGACAGCCCGCCCCGGGACCTGGCCGGGCTGCGGAAGCAGATGGCCGCCTTCGATCCCGAGCTGCGCTCCAGCGCCACGGTGCAGGAAGTGGTGCGCTTCCTGCGCCACCCTCCCCTGCCGAAGAACCAGCTCATCGGCTACCGGGTCCTGTTCGCCGGCGCCGTCGCCTCCCTGGAACCGCGGCACCGCGAACTGCTCGGCCTCCGCGAACCTTGTCTGGGGCCAATCAAGCTGCCGGTGCACGGCCCGGTGAGACTGGTGCTGCGCGTCATCCAGTTCGGGCTCGGAAACATGGGCCCGTCCGAACGCTCAGCCCGCGAGCGACTTGCCCGCTTGTCCCAGCAGCAGGACTGA
- a CDS encoding DUF4194 domain-containing protein translates to MSETIHAAPDENVLEEHVPENPELEAEDTEETDAPRDLLVDGPELFPGDTGTLPLKLRQALIRLLRGPYLDGTSSDNVYETVVDNQDQLRVRLSELFLTLVIDEDRKVALLRPVEMPDPHTSALQRQREMTREETLLLLRLRLILDRHTGTGNEATIARQDILEVLESYVDPGQRDAKSVEDTADAAIRKLVQDRRLLIPTELDNVWVISPALPLALPYSQIGDIVTFMNTLSGDAGDDAADDGAATLDLDGTDTVPENAEPATNDGEEPA, encoded by the coding sequence ATGAGCGAGACCATCCACGCCGCCCCGGACGAGAACGTCTTGGAAGAACACGTCCCGGAAAACCCGGAGCTGGAAGCAGAAGACACCGAGGAAACCGACGCCCCGCGCGACCTCCTGGTCGACGGCCCGGAACTGTTCCCCGGCGACACCGGCACCCTGCCGCTGAAGCTGCGCCAGGCCCTGATCCGGCTGCTGCGCGGCCCGTACCTGGACGGCACCTCGTCCGACAACGTGTACGAGACCGTGGTGGACAACCAGGACCAGCTGCGCGTGCGGCTGAGCGAACTGTTCCTCACCCTGGTCATTGACGAGGACCGCAAGGTCGCGCTGCTGCGCCCGGTGGAAATGCCCGACCCGCACACCTCCGCCCTGCAGCGCCAGCGCGAAATGACCCGTGAGGAAACCCTGCTGCTGCTGCGCCTGCGGCTGATCCTGGACCGGCACACCGGCACCGGGAACGAGGCCACCATCGCCCGGCAGGACATCCTCGAGGTGCTCGAGTCCTACGTGGACCCGGGACAGCGCGACGCGAAATCCGTGGAGGACACCGCGGACGCCGCCATCCGCAAGCTCGTCCAGGACCGCCGCCTGCTCATCCCCACCGAGCTGGACAACGTCTGGGTCATCTCCCCCGCCCTGCCGCTGGCCCTGCCCTACAGCCAGATCGGCGACATCGTCACCTTTATGAACACCCTGTCCGGGGACGCGGGGGACGACGCAGCGGACGACGGCGCGGCCACCCTGGATCTGGACGGCACCGACACTGTGCCTGAGAACGCTGAACCCGCCACGAACGACGGCGAGGAGCCGGCATGA
- a CDS encoding TMEM175 family protein, producing MSIKSMNEAFAQRVNSGADVERTAFFSDAVFAIAMTLLAVDIKVPRVAGDELGRAVVEQGPEFAAYLLSFVVTAAYWLSHHRLFRLLSGYTVVLQRLNLGLLLMVGLIGYAADMMAFYSDQVLGVVIYATILGLIGVANTTLWVYAGRRGLFQDDIDPQLLAYAQRRVAVTPAVFLLSIPIAFISPTAAALSWAAIVVGNLVFRFLGRRAAAADVKP from the coding sequence GTGTCCATCAAGAGCATGAACGAAGCGTTCGCCCAGCGGGTTAATTCCGGTGCGGACGTAGAGCGCACCGCTTTCTTCAGTGATGCAGTGTTTGCCATTGCCATGACCCTGCTGGCCGTGGATATCAAGGTTCCGCGGGTGGCCGGCGATGAGCTGGGCCGGGCCGTCGTCGAGCAGGGTCCGGAATTTGCCGCCTACCTGCTGTCCTTCGTGGTGACTGCAGCGTACTGGCTCAGTCATCACCGGCTTTTCCGGCTGTTGTCCGGCTATACAGTCGTCCTGCAGCGCCTCAACCTGGGGCTGCTCCTGATGGTTGGGCTTATCGGCTATGCCGCTGACATGATGGCCTTCTACAGCGATCAGGTGCTGGGTGTGGTGATTTACGCGACGATCCTCGGGCTGATCGGGGTGGCCAACACTACGCTGTGGGTCTATGCCGGGCGCCGCGGATTGTTTCAGGACGACATTGACCCCCAGCTTCTGGCCTACGCGCAGCGCCGCGTCGCGGTGACGCCTGCGGTCTTCCTGCTTTCCATACCGATTGCCTTTATTAGCCCCACTGCGGCCGCCTTGTCGTGGGCCGCCATCGTCGTCGGCAATCTGGTATTCCGGTTCCTGGGGAGACGGGCCGCAGCGGCGGATGTGAAGCCTTGA
- a CDS encoding DsbA family protein — protein MHKAVPSLIIAGLLVSGGVVSCGTSGESSSPDTSVSASASPSPEVTVPADQMDQLVPTDARAITNPADPQATLVLFTDYQCPYCAMMDPMIQQAKADYGDEVRILVRNYPLPKHKNAEASARAVEAAAEQGKLEAMAAKVFEHQEDWKNESNTDEIFTGYAEELGLDIEQFQSDYSSDAIKERVARDLQDAQDLEVPGTPTLYLDGTAVQLETGAYSEIQKPLDNALGK, from the coding sequence ATGCACAAAGCTGTACCGTCACTGATCATCGCCGGCCTGCTGGTAAGCGGCGGCGTCGTGTCCTGCGGAACCTCCGGAGAGTCTTCCTCCCCCGATACCTCGGTCAGCGCCTCTGCTTCCCCCTCCCCGGAAGTCACCGTACCGGCGGACCAGATGGACCAGCTGGTTCCCACGGACGCCCGGGCCATCACCAATCCGGCGGACCCGCAGGCCACCCTGGTGCTCTTCACCGACTACCAGTGCCCTTACTGCGCCATGATGGACCCCATGATCCAGCAGGCCAAGGCCGACTACGGAGACGAGGTCCGCATCCTTGTCCGGAACTACCCGCTCCCCAAGCACAAGAACGCCGAGGCGTCCGCCCGCGCAGTCGAAGCCGCTGCGGAGCAGGGCAAGTTGGAGGCCATGGCCGCCAAAGTCTTCGAGCACCAGGAAGACTGGAAGAACGAATCCAACACGGATGAAATCTTCACCGGCTACGCCGAGGAGCTGGGGCTGGACATCGAGCAGTTCCAGTCCGACTACTCCTCCGACGCCATCAAGGAGCGCGTGGCCCGGGATCTGCAGGATGCCCAGGACCTTGAGGTACCCGGCACTCCCACGCTGTATCTCGACGGAACGGCCGTACAGCTGGAAACCGGTGCCTACAGCGAAATCCAGAAGCCTCTGGATAACGCACTCGGCAAATAG
- a CDS encoding DUF3375 domain-containing protein — protein sequence MSFIENAVARWAELQRLQASPGWKLTNANAWVPALFREAFTRTRPRVPLDDFHAMTDSFLNRLRMDGVSLREDWTGRNYADDWVARRFLARPRADGKFVYELTESSARFLSYLDGYTSDKTSLNSSRLATLLDRVENLAQESNPDPAARIAVLKEEVARREEMIRALETGEAPPPLPEDTAVEAARDILDLAAALPADFKRMRDGLEKMLHNLRQEMVESNAAKGLTMGEILEADKKLRSTAEGRTYEGFTAFLNDADQQARFRAAIAEVLERDFADNLSSEDRQSLYRLISDMRDQATEIHRIYGRLSESMHTYVQSDEYRESVQLRQLIRAAEAAIHKAPRGRRRAAVVPAPQLYGSGFESLSMVRVYNPEDHAAPRTLPEPPQFTEADIHRSVRTPRADRRVLADAVSRATAKRPGATVAQVFEQLPPEHRHLNSIRALLAGGSAAGDTLESVTFTQIDGSERTALLPAVAVAKAPEK from the coding sequence TTCATCGAGAACGCCGTCGCCCGCTGGGCCGAACTGCAGCGGCTCCAGGCCTCCCCCGGCTGGAAACTGACCAACGCCAACGCCTGGGTCCCGGCGCTCTTCCGCGAAGCCTTCACCCGCACCCGCCCGCGGGTTCCGCTGGACGACTTCCACGCCATGACGGACAGCTTCCTGAACCGGCTCCGCATGGACGGCGTATCCCTGCGCGAAGACTGGACCGGCCGGAACTACGCCGATGACTGGGTGGCCCGCCGCTTCCTGGCCCGGCCCCGCGCCGACGGGAAGTTCGTCTACGAACTCACCGAATCCTCCGCCCGCTTCCTCTCCTACTTGGACGGCTACACCAGCGACAAAACGTCCCTGAACTCCTCCCGCCTTGCCACCCTGCTGGACCGGGTGGAAAACCTTGCGCAGGAATCCAACCCGGACCCGGCCGCACGCATCGCTGTCCTTAAAGAAGAGGTCGCCCGCCGCGAGGAGATGATCCGCGCCCTGGAAACCGGCGAGGCTCCTCCGCCGCTGCCGGAGGACACCGCCGTCGAAGCCGCCCGCGACATCCTGGACCTGGCCGCCGCCCTGCCGGCCGACTTCAAACGCATGCGCGACGGCCTGGAAAAGATGCTGCACAACCTGCGCCAGGAAATGGTGGAATCCAACGCCGCCAAGGGCCTGACCATGGGCGAAATCCTCGAAGCGGACAAAAAGCTGCGCAGCACCGCCGAAGGCCGCACCTACGAGGGCTTCACCGCCTTCCTGAACGACGCCGACCAGCAGGCCCGCTTCCGCGCCGCCATCGCCGAGGTCCTGGAACGGGACTTCGCGGACAACCTCAGTTCCGAGGACCGGCAGAGCCTGTACCGGCTGATTTCCGACATGCGGGACCAGGCCACCGAAATCCACCGCATCTACGGCCGGCTCTCCGAATCCATGCACACCTACGTGCAGAGCGACGAGTACCGCGAATCGGTGCAGCTGCGCCAGCTCATCCGCGCCGCCGAGGCCGCCATCCACAAGGCTCCGCGCGGACGCCGCCGCGCCGCCGTCGTGCCCGCGCCGCAGCTGTACGGGTCGGGCTTCGAGTCCCTGAGCATGGTCCGGGTCTACAACCCCGAAGACCACGCCGCCCCGCGCACGCTGCCCGAACCGCCGCAGTTCACCGAGGCGGACATCCACCGCTCGGTCCGCACCCCGCGTGCGGACCGGCGGGTGCTGGCCGACGCCGTCTCCCGGGCGACGGCGAAACGCCCCGGTGCCACGGTGGCCCAGGTGTTCGAGCAGCTGCCGCCCGAGCACCGGCACCTGAACAGCATCCGTGCCCTGCTCGCCGGCGGCTCAGCTGCAGGCGACACCCTTGAATCCGTTACCTTTACCCAGATCGACGGCAGCGAGCGCACCGCGCTGCTGCCCGCCGTCGCCGTCGCGAAAGCCCCCGAAAAATGA
- a CDS encoding GNAT family N-acetyltransferase, with protein MAQAHVIKPLTPETYPAWLTLAQKHNGVWVGCYCSYFHGDTQDTVKDEYDRPTFKQRLVAEGAAHAALVFDGDAAIAWCQYGSPDELPGIYHRKQYDAGETRPAPWRITCFFVDRDHRRSGVAREALDGALELIARAGGGEVVSFPNELVPDKRTSSSFLHNGTRAMFEKAGFTFERHIGKRKTVMRISIEPR; from the coding sequence ATGGCACAGGCACACGTCATCAAACCACTCACCCCGGAGACCTATCCAGCGTGGCTGACCCTCGCGCAGAAGCACAACGGAGTGTGGGTCGGGTGTTACTGCTCGTATTTCCACGGCGACACACAGGACACCGTCAAAGACGAGTACGACAGGCCCACCTTCAAGCAGCGGCTCGTAGCCGAAGGTGCAGCTCACGCGGCACTCGTGTTCGACGGCGACGCGGCGATTGCCTGGTGCCAGTACGGCAGTCCGGACGAGCTGCCGGGGATCTACCACCGCAAGCAGTATGACGCGGGCGAAACGAGACCGGCGCCGTGGCGCATCACGTGCTTTTTCGTCGACCGGGACCACCGGCGCTCCGGGGTGGCGCGGGAGGCACTGGACGGTGCGCTTGAGCTGATCGCCCGGGCCGGCGGCGGCGAGGTGGTCTCGTTCCCCAACGAACTCGTCCCAGACAAGAGAACCTCATCCTCGTTCCTCCACAACGGCACGAGGGCCATGTTCGAGAAGGCCGGATTCACCTTCGAGCGGCACATCGGCAAGCGCAAGACCGTCATGCGTATCAGCATCGAGCCACGGTAA